A region of Diceros bicornis minor isolate mBicDic1 chromosome 31, mDicBic1.mat.cur, whole genome shotgun sequence DNA encodes the following proteins:
- the C31H11orf86 gene encoding uncharacterized protein C11orf86 homolog: MGIGLRSQSLRGPRPSYGKLQESWGRPLEGRRRRALSLRHGREKSWSSDGGPEGLDAPGQEWLPGGLGDTEQLIHVQQRDKRLWLRQYQQQVRRRWASFVASFPSVTLSWPASPQPSLDTTS, encoded by the exons atgggGATAGGGCTACGCAGCCAGTCCTTGCGAGGACCCCGGCCCTCCTATGGCAAGCTCCAAGAGTCCTGGGGGAGGCCCCTGGAGGGCCGACGGCGCCGGGCACTGAGCCTCAGACACGGGCGTGAGAAGTCCTGGTCCTCAGACGGAGGCCCGGAAGGGCTGGACGCCCCCGGTCAGGAGTGGCTGCCAGGGGGCCTGGGGGACACGGAGCAGCTGATCCACGTTCAGCAAAGAGACAAGCGGCTATGGCTGAGACAGTATCAACAG CAGGTAAGGAGAAGGTGGGCGAGCTTCGTTGCCAGCTTCCCCAGCGTGACCCTGAGCTGGCCGGCCTCCCCACAGCCCTCTCTGGACACCACCAGCTAA